The region ATTTccttgaagaaaaataaaagcaaaaTTACCTGAGAGGTATCACAGATCTACAAACATGGCGGAAGAGCACAGATGTGAAGCTCCAGAAGGTCACCGTCTCTGCGTCAACAACTGCGGCTTCTCCGGCAGTCCAGCCACCATGGATCTCTGCTCCAAATGCTACAGAGACATCCGTTTGAAGGAACAGCAAGAAGCGTCGACCAAATCCACAATCGAAACCGCTCTCTCCAGCTCCTCCTCCGTCGCGAAACCGCCGTCTTCCACCTCATCTCCATCTCCAGCAGTCGATCTTGCACCGCCGGCTAAGGCGGAAACCGCGTCGATCTCATTAACCGCCGGTCCGATTCTCCAGGCGGCTCAGCCGAACCGGTGCGCGACGTGCCGGAAGCGCGTGGGGCTGACCGGGTTCAAGTGCAGGTGTGAGGTGACGTTCTGTGGGGCCCACAGGTACCCGGAGAAGCACGCGTGTTCGTTTGATTTCAAGACGGTGGGGAGAGAGGCAATAGCTCGGGAGAACCCGGTGGTGAGAGCGGAGAAGCTGCGGAGGATTTGAGATTCGATCTCAGCCGTTGGATCAATGTGGGGACCGGTTGTTGAGGCTAGTCGATCGTAGCCGTCCACGTGGACCTCCACTGAAAATGAGAGATATCATTATTAAATGTATGATCTATTATTATCTTGTTGGAATTATTTAAAGATAACAGCTGGCTTGTCTGGTTTAGGAAGGTTGAATAAGTCGTCATGTTTATCGCGTTTGGACACAcgggaagaagaaaagaaaaagaaaattggaGTGAAATTTTTAGGTCCACTATCCTCTTAGGCTATGTCATTTTGAGGGGtggttgaaaattgaaatgaaggaactgtgatatgatttgatttcTGATTTGTGTCACTGGGGAATGGGTAATCTAGTGCGGTGGAGCGTTTTATGTTGCTTTCGGTAATGAATGTGAGAGTGAAGTATCATCTCATTGGCGGCAACCTTCTAGTCATTTTCTACTTTGGatgtcaatttttattttatgaatgaTATCTTTTTTCTCTATGGAATAACAATTAACAAGTAAATCATTTCGCAAGTTTCTTAGTTTCTAATTGTTAATGtaaatcttctttttttttgtaaggGAAATACACTTACATTAATCAATTTAAACTTCAAATACATTTACTAATAGTGCAGAATTCACTTGAAAAGGTAAAGCATCCTTTGGAAATTCTGAAGCTAGTGAGGCTAAACCTTATTACCTCCCCTCAAATGAATCACATTTAAAGCTACAAATTGGGAAGCCATCATCTTACAGTTAGTTATAACAGGGTCTATAGCGGCTATCCATGGAAGCACTCCACCACCTCTAGAGCATCTGTTTCAACTTTCGATCACTAAACTGTTCAAATCGAGTTGCAGAGCTGCTGCCATCGCCCATCATAAAGTCAATATTAAGCTTGAGTCTCCCCTCCTCAGGTTTCTGCCATTTCCCAACTCCTCCCTCGCTCCAGACCAATCTCTTAGTCTAATTTTGTCATTCTGTTCTCGCCAATCACACCCACTGTATGAGCCATATTGATAGCAAGATTTGGATCTGAACCTTTACCTTCAACTACTGTCTCATTCCTTTGTTTCCAACCATTGATATTGAGTTAATGTAAATGGACCAGAATTAGGTTGAGATATGTTCTTGTttatgtttttagtttttacgaatattttttattggatcaagcgcttaccactacgccaaaagcaattgttgttagtgagggcgcaactttGTTTCTTTATAGCACATAGTCTTCAAGAGGCTGCGATTTTAAGCGTTATGTGGTGAGATGTTAAGTCCATCAAATCCTAAGGGTGACACTagattaataaatccaacagTTTTGtgatttgttttcctttttggtGATGATTCTTTGTCAAGGAGATTAGTTGCTAATTTTCATATGATGCTTAGGAGTGAGAATAGGTCGGGTAAAGAACGCGGCCCAAGCCCGACTTGCATTTTAATTTCATTGCCCGAGTTTGGCTTGTAGTTTTTCATAGGTCAAGCTTTAAGTCTTTTAGACGGCTCATTTTAGTGTACTAGCCTGTTTACAAGTCTATTTAATAAACAACTTTGTCTTAAAGACACAAAACACTCACCGGCTAATAGACATTTTTCCCAAGAGAAATTGTATATGCCTTTTTAATAGATGTATATGCATTTATATTATTGATACAAATAATATTATGTAAACAGACCAACCTATCAGGCTAAACAAGCCGACATTTTAGGCGAAATAGACTTTTTGATATCTAGCCTTTTTACTTAATCAAACATTTTAAAATGTCAAAGTTTGGTCTTTTTAATAAATAGATCAAACTTTTGGCGGGTCAGGCCACAGACATTTGACGTGTCACCTAGCATATTTACAGTGATGTTCAGGTGAATGAATAATTTCATTATGAAATATCATCCTAATATTGACTCGACCCTAGCAGTCCAGACTGCGACGTTGATGTATCCTTTTGATAGTTCCTCATCTGCGTTGTTGCTTGGGTTTTTGAAGCAAGGTTTTGGTTCTTCTAAATGGGAGGGTGTGTTCCCAAACATGCCTTGGCAAGGCTGTTGTTGGTTCTGGTGGATCTATTGATGCAGCGTGCGTGGGGAAAATAAGGATTCAATCACGTTGATTCAGAACGAATACTGTAAATTGAAACAGGAAGGAGAAAATAAGGATTCAACCACGTTGATTCAAAACGAATACCGTAAATTGAAACTAGAAGGAGAAAAGTCTCTCTCAACATTATAAAACTCAAAAAACTGTCTTCTAAAAGAAACAACAACTGCTTAAATAATAAATCCTAAAAACCTAATTGCAGTCGATTACGGAAATAAATCCTAAAAATAAAACACGAAAATAGAAAATTGCGAATTTAAccctcaagatgaaggaattcGCCCAAAAAACGTCGGATCTCATGACAAAGTCATGAGGTTTGGCTCAAAAGCCCGTTTCTACCCGAAAAAATCTGGTTTTTCATCAAAAACACACTGGAAGCAATCTGCGTAAATTCTTCGGGTGTTCCATCTTCTGCAGATATTGTAGCTCCACTTGCTCCACATCCTATCTATGATGATGATACTGCGGACATGTGTCAGGTGATGTTGGTCCCCTTCTTATGATGCGCCGAATCTTTTTGACTCCTCATGCACCTGAGACTAAGTGGTTGCGCCACAATCTATTTCAGTCAACTTGCACTATTGGTGGGAAAGTTTGCACCTTCATTGTTGATTCATGTAGTTTTGAGAATGTGATCTCTGAAGTGGCTGTTTCAAAATTGGGGCTTTTTGTTGAAACTCATCCTAAACCTTATCAGCTTACGTTGCTCACAAATGGCACTGATATTCCTGTTTCCAGGCGTGTTTTGGTGAGTTTCTCCGTTGGTTCAACTTATTCAGATGATATATATTGTGATGTGGCTCCTATGGATGCTGGTCACTTACTACTTGGTCGGCCATGGAAATATGGCCGTGATGTTGTGCATGCTGGGCGTTCCAATACTTATTCCTTTTTGTTTCTGGGGAAACAAATTGTGTTGGTACCGACTAAGCCTCGTGCGGTTACGTCTGCTGGTAATCAGTCACCGGCTACTCTCTTATCTTGGGTTCCTTTTTAGGCTGCGATGGAGGACTCGGGCCTGATCTTTATGTTATTTGCGCATCCTATTCCTCCTAGCTCTGCTTCTTTTGTTGTCCCAGTTCAAGTCCGACCTTTATTGGCAGAGTTTTCTGATATGTTCCCAGAGTCTTTACCGGCTGCCCTCTCACCTTTGCGTGATATTCCACACCAACCTGATTTGATGCCTGGTGCTGCATTACCCAATTGCCCCCATTATCGCATAAGTCCCAAAGAACATGAAGAGCTTCTAGCTAAGGGCCATATTCGCGAGAGCCTCAGCCTTTGTGTCGTACCAACACTTCTTATTCCAAAAAAGGAAGCCTCTTGGCGTCTGTGTGTGGATGGTCGTGCTATCAATAAGATTACGGTGCCTTACCGTTTTCCCATCCCGCGTCTGGATGATTTGCTGGATCAGTTGGGTGATGCTTCTGTGTTCAGTAAGCTGGCTTTGAAGAGTGGATACCATCTGATTCGGATTCGTATGGGTGATGAGTGGTGCATCTTATTCCTTTTGTTGGTGATTCTTCTTCTGACGATGAGGCCGGTTCGGATTCGAGGGCGAATATTTTCTACCCTGGGGGAATGATGTGGAGCAAGTGGAGCTATAGTATCTGCAGAAGATGGAACACCCGAAGAATTTACACAGATTGCTTCAAGTGTCTGTTTCTAATGGCGTGTGTGGGGAAAATAAGGATTCAACCACGTTGATTCAAAACGAATACCGTAAATTGAAACTGGAAGGAGAAAAGTCTCTCTCAATATTATAAAACTCAAAAAATTGTCTTCTAAAAGAAACAACAACTGCTTAAATAATAAATCCTAAAACCCTAATTGCAGTAGATTACAGAAATAACcttaaaactgaaaaaaattgaaaatagaaaTTGCGAATTTGACCCAAATTCGTCCAAAAAATGTCAGATCTCATGACAAAGTCATGAGGTTAGGCTCAAAAGCTCATTTCTACCCGAAAAACTCTGGTTTTTCATAAAAAACAGACACTGGAAGCAATCTGCGTAAATTCTTCGGGTGTTCCATCTTCTGCAGATACTGTAGCTCCACCTGCTCCACATCATCTATATTGCTGATTTGTTGGTGTAGTTCGATACGTCCGTCGACGGAGGCTGGTTTGGCTCCTAGGTCTCTTTTCTTTCGCTGTGGTTTGTTTGGTGATGGACATTGGGTCATTAGATATCAATTGTCTTCTAGCCTCAGCGTTTTGATGTTGATTTTGTAGGTTTTCGTTGTTAGGATAAAGGTCTTTGTTTTTGTTGGATTTTGCTACGGGTTGATAGGATCCCTTTTTGGTTGAACCGCCAGTGGTTTTTTGGTGGTACATTTGGGATTTTGGTTTTAGGTGTTGTTTGATTGGCTTTGAAGCTTGCTTTCATGATGGTGGGAATTTCGAGCGAGAAGGTTTTTGTTGGAGTTATAGGTTTGTAGTTGGGATCTTGTTTAGTTATGCGAGTTTCATGGGTTTCTCGGATTTATTGGTTTTTTGGGTGTTTTGACTTTTGTGGTTAGTGTTTTTATCTAATCTCCTTTTGTAAATTGTGACATGTTGAGGTTTGTACAATCTTGTTAAGATTGTGATTATATCGATGAATATCTTCttgctttcaattttttttatcttttttttttctttgaacaTGATCATTTCATACATTTTATGCAAGTGTTCAAAGAGTTGAAATTTAATTTGTGTTATATTAGTTatttgaattctcaaattttttagTTCCTACTGTTTCAAATCtctaatcaattttttttttttgtcaatctcCAAAGTTTCGGTGGTGTTTGCAATAAAATTAGATCACTAATCCATAGTTGAGTTCAAAAAATCTAGTTTGTTGTAActtgtttggattttttttaacgCTTGTTTGGTTGAAATTGTTCTCAAAGCTTTTTAATTTGTTGATACTTGATAACTTCATATTTAAACTTAAAACCTGTCAAAaacaggaagaaaaaaaaactaaagaacATGCCACTTGTGGGTATGGAAAAGGTCGTGTCAAGGTCCATCCCAAAAAAATATAACTCACCTTATTAGCcataaattaaagaaaatatttaaaaaaattgtcgctaattttttccctttattaacttttttttttttttgagggtCTAACTTGTTTCATTATTCATGTTCATTTTAGATTTTATTTAACCATTAATATGAATTAAATTAACTTGTGAACCTCGTATCCTTATAACATAATTTTACCATGTTGTAGGGAAATATCCCAAAAATTAAAGCTAGAAATCTCAGGAAAAATATTAAGTGGGAGAGACATGCAACTGTGttatttttgttacaagaggataactaacaaattaaaaacaaaaactagcGAACAATATCTAGATACAATGATGCATAAATCAACGAAGGGGACCGCCTCCACATCTGTTTCTCATCTTCCGATAACTAGTTTGACACGCCAAACAATCCATTGTATTATTCTTCTCATGTTGAACATGTAGGAATTGCACCTGCAAGAATCTGGGCACCATATCATTGATTCGCTGAAGAACATCTCTAGCCCAGAAGATTCTGAAATCAGCATTGTTTTGAAGAGCAATAACCACATTCAAACAATCAGAAAAAGCAAACAATGCTTTGATAGCTCAAATCAAGAGCATGTTGACCCAAGTTCTACAAGCAACACTTTAACCACGAGTGACGACTTCTGTTAAAATAGAAATCAgtcaaaaaacattttttaaaatattttattttaaatatgtaAGTTTGAATAGTatgatataattaaaaaatattatatatatatatatatatatatgtgtgtgtgtgtttgtgtgtgtgcACGCGCATCTGTGTATATTCTATTTGGGTTAAACTGGATCAACTGGAtcagtttttaaaatatattaacaaatccaaaatacttttttttttggttacaaaatcCAAAATActtaaaatgattttatttacttgttttttaatattgttACTTTAGAGTTTAGAGTTGTTTTGAACAGTTTTTCGATGTAGAAAAAAAAGAGAGTTGTTTTTAACACAAATACCATATTTCCGGAGTTCAAATGTCACAAGCCCAATGCATATCAGTCAAAAATCAGTTCTTGAAACCCAATGCATAAGCCCAACCTGCATCAGGCAATACGTTTTTTCGGGAAGAAAAAGTATTCGAACAAAAAAAGGGGGAAAAGAttacatcaattttttttttttgggttttttcttGGGTTATGCATTACAGAATCACTGCTTGGGATTTTAGTCTCACTCATGTGAGTTTCACTGCTGTAAGTGTCGTTGGACAATCTTTGAATATGAATCTAAGctctattgaccaaaaaaaaaattgtgacacTATCTCATTGGAGAAACATTTACATTTATTTTTcgttaaaaataaaacatttacatttatttttaatttggaGTTTTCTAAATCACTCCAAGATAAATATAAAATCACATAGTTTTAAGTGATATAACAATAATATTTTGACATGAGTCATGATCTATAATTTTCTAAAcatgttaaaatattatttttttgacgGTACATGTTAAAATAATATTGGACCATGTAAACAAGGATATTTTTATCCAAAATAAGTTTTTAGTGACTTAGAAAACctcatatattaaaaaaaatatataaaaaaaactcactCTCTGTCTCTcccctttctcttcttttttgtaGAGATCAAATAAAGTGTATGGAATCCACTTTGTCTCATCTTTTTGTGGTCTCTTAAGGCGATACCAAACAATGAGAGGGGGCATCTCTTTTAACTTTCTCTTATCTATTTTTCTCTTTCCAACTTCTCCTCTAATAAACACATTTTTCCTTGTGTGAAAATattatgaaataattttaattaactaAACGTGTGTGGAATAAAAATAGATCAGTTTATGTTTACTTTACCCATATTTAATGaatgtgagactccaactcACACTTAAATTCTCAACAGTCTGGCTCAGGTTGAATGCATTTGTGTGGCCAAAATTCTCCGTCATGAACGCACGAGACTGGGTTCGTGGTTGCTGCACGAGGTTTATGGAGATGGAGAAATGAGgttgttccggtatggaaccacaGAACGGGCTAATCAAACTAGAGAGCGAATACAAAGTAAACAAACAAGTAAAAcgcgtgaaatgataggtccccctaccgcttgggtggtgcctgttatttataacttgggttttggtccgaacgaaccatgggttgcccgaCCCATTAAGTATACAAAGTGATTAGCCCAAGTGTCTTATGAATTGGTACGCCCATGTTagaccacaagcccacaagacactaaGGTTTAGAATAAGACGAAAGTGTCTTTAATCAGCCCACAATCTGTAAAACGTTTATAAAGTAACTAAAATGGGCGTATAAATCATAACACTTGTACATTTAGATGAAAACAGATAACGATAATCACATCAGACTAACTCTTCTCGTATCTCCTTTCCTTGCATGTTGAATCAAACTGGTCAAATATCTTTACCTATCACTTCCTATGCCCTTACTGTGGCAAGAGCCATCATTGCTTTACCTGCTATAATTACATCAACGAGATATCCACAAATATTTGGGAACTTGGGCCACAATGCTATCATGCGTCTTTAAGGCTCACTAACCtcatcatcaaagtacacataAATATGATTAAACAATTAAATTCGCATACAAAAAGTCATAACCCTTTTCTCGAGGTACACTTCTTCGGATCAAAACATCCCTTCTAATCTGTGAAACTTTTACTCATTTTTGAAACGTCACACCTACCGGACCAAAATGTCCATTCAATTCAAATTCACCACGGATCACATCCCTTCAAAATCAGATTTTGGACCAACGTGTCCCCCAAATCCAAACGTCAACTCTGTCCTTTAAGTGCACGCGTGAAGGAACACGTCTACTTAGCATTTAATTCCAGAATTAACTCACCCTTTCAACCCACCTTTTCATCTTTCCTTACCTTTCTATATAAAGTCCAACGTTTCCCCTTTTCTTCACACTTTCACTTTCACATTTCTCACCCATATTCTCTCTAATCACTCAAACAAGTAGAAACCTTGCTGCTTCCTTACTGAGTTCACTCAACGTTCAACGCTTCTCCCTGCATTCACCATCAACATTCTCAGAAATCGTCCAAGTTTCCATCCTTCTAAGGTAAACCCCATCTCCGTTTTTCCTTTGTACTCTTGTATTTCAACGCTGCATCTTATTTCATATACATACCTTGCACTGTAAACCCAGAAACTCAAACCAAACTTTCCGAAGCCCAGGAACATTGTATATCGTTTAATATGTTTAATAATCAAAACTTCAAAACAAATTTTTTCCCCATCTCACACCTCTAAACTTTTACTTTCAGGACCTCTTCTGAAAATGGTTGCTAAACGTTCCCGTAAAGAGACCTCCACCCCTTTAGTTTCACCTACTGCAGATTCCCTCTGGGTTGCTAGTAAAATTATGAAACAATTTTCTAAACACTGTACCCCAAAAGCTGTGATAGATTTGGTCACCAAATACCATTTCAGGAAAGATGGTTTAGATGCCCACCTGGACATTATCCCTTGTTCCCCTGATGAGCCCTGCTGTTTTGGAGAGGCGGATGCCCAAGGGCGAAACTTTACATA is a window of Lotus japonicus ecotype B-129 chromosome 5, LjGifu_v1.2 DNA encoding:
- the LOC130717802 gene encoding zinc finger A20 and AN1 domain-containing stress-associated protein 6-like; protein product: MAEEHRCEAPEGHRLCVNNCGFSGSPATMDLCSKCYRDIRLKEQQEASTKSTIETALSSSSSVAKPPSSTSSPSPAVDLAPPAKAETASISLTAGPILQAAQPNRCATCRKRVGLTGFKCRCEVTFCGAHRYPEKHACSFDFKTVGREAIARENPVVRAEKLRRI